One Engraulis encrasicolus isolate BLACKSEA-1 chromosome 5, IST_EnEncr_1.0, whole genome shotgun sequence DNA segment encodes these proteins:
- the hamp gene encoding hepcidin-1, whose protein sequence is MKCLTTIAAVTVLLSCICILNSAAVPFSEVQPRNMEAPETEMQDLPMASAADITSDTTHPLAELIRTRRHLASHLSMCRYCCNCCHNKGCGYCCRF, encoded by the exons atgaagtgTTTGACTACCATCGCCGCCGTCACAGTGCTGCTCTCCTGCATTTGCATATTAAACAGCGCTGCTGTTCCTTTCTCTGAG GTGCAGCCCAGAAACATGGAAGCACCTGAAACTGAAATGCAGGACCTTCCAATGGCATCAGCAGCAGACATCACATCAGACACCACACACCCTCTG GCCGAGCTGATCAGGACAAGGCGTCACCTCGCCAGTCACCTGTCTATGTGCCGCTATTGCTGCAACTGCTGCCATAATAAAGGCTGTGGATACTGCTGCCGCTTCTAA